In a single window of the Deltaproteobacteria bacterium genome:
- a CDS encoding L,D-transpeptidase family protein: MVNFLSAWNVLMKGRPRATLPAFLIIYGVILLSPALGTAYQPTWPVFSEVEGGEHWYVVQSKDSLYSISGRYGSIWQYLASRNLLTPPFKLNVGQRLVANSRHIIPQTQMTDGLLLNIPGHMLYFFENGLLRKRYPVGLGRQDWPTPIGSFTITGRFKNPTWTVPKSIQEEMRREGKFVLEKVPPGPDNPLGKYWLPLSIPGYGIHATIWPESIGHSTSHGCIRMTTKDIEDLYGRIKSGVPITIVYEPIKVAVNPDKKIFLEAHANTYQKQFSYWNHVQKLAQQNGLIDQIEWSKAFRVLNDRIGIADEITRK; the protein is encoded by the coding sequence ATGGTAAATTTCCTTTCAGCCTGGAACGTCCTGATGAAGGGCCGGCCCCGGGCCACGCTTCCGGCCTTTTTGATCATCTATGGGGTAATCCTGCTTTCCCCAGCCCTGGGGACAGCCTATCAACCCACCTGGCCGGTATTTTCAGAAGTCGAAGGGGGAGAACACTGGTACGTTGTTCAAAGCAAAGATTCTCTCTATTCGATTTCCGGAAGGTACGGGTCAATCTGGCAATATCTGGCTTCGAGAAACCTGCTCACCCCCCCTTTTAAGCTAAACGTCGGGCAACGATTAGTGGCCAACAGCCGGCATATTATTCCCCAGACCCAAATGACCGACGGGCTGTTGTTGAACATCCCGGGTCACATGCTCTATTTTTTTGAAAATGGCCTGCTGCGCAAAAGATACCCGGTCGGACTTGGACGGCAGGACTGGCCGACCCCTATCGGATCATTTACCATAACCGGCCGGTTTAAAAATCCCACCTGGACGGTCCCCAAATCGATCCAGGAGGAAATGAGGAGAGAAGGGAAATTCGTCCTGGAAAAAGTCCCACCCGGCCCGGACAACCCTCTGGGGAAATACTGGCTCCCGCTGTCGATTCCGGGCTATGGGATCCATGCCACTATCTGGCCTGAAAGCATCGGGCATTCCACGTCGCATGGCTGTATTCGAATGACCACCAAGGATATCGAAGACTTATACGGCCGTATTAAATCCGGTGTCCCCATAACCATCGTCTATGAACCAATAAAAGTGGCGGTCAACCCGGACAAGAAGATATTTCTGGAGGCCCACGCCAATACCTATCAAAAACAATTCTCCTATTGGAATCATGTCCAGAAACTGGCTCAACAAAACGGATTGATTGACCAAATCGAGTGGTCCAAGGCCTTTCGGGTCCTGAACGATAGAATCGGGATTGCCGATGAGATAACCCGTAAATAA
- the cysK gene encoding cysteine synthase A, which translates to MKIYDSITQVIGKTPLIRLRRITQDCRAEVVGKLESFNPLSSVKDRIALSMIETAEKENRLGPGTLIIEPTSGNTGIGLAFVCAARGYRLVLTMPETMSLERRKLLKLLGAELILTPGGEGMKGAIQKAEELAKEHPNSFMPQQFKNPANPEVHRKTTAEEIWMDTEGKVDILVAGVGTGGTLTGIAEVIKMRKPAFQAIAVEPKDSPVLSGGKAGPHKIQGIGAGFIPDILNLNLIDEIIQCNNEEAFESARRLAREEGIVCGISSGAALWAALEVAKRPENTGKLLVVIFPDSGERYLSTALAEF; encoded by the coding sequence ATGAAAATTTACGACAGCATTACCCAGGTGATAGGAAAAACGCCTTTGATCCGGCTCAGGCGGATTACACAGGATTGCCGGGCAGAAGTCGTTGGAAAACTGGAATCCTTTAACCCTTTGAGTTCGGTCAAAGACCGGATTGCCTTATCGATGATCGAAACCGCAGAAAAGGAAAACCGTCTCGGACCGGGCACCCTGATCATTGAACCCACCTCCGGCAATACCGGGATCGGATTGGCCTTCGTCTGTGCGGCCCGGGGTTATCGATTGGTCCTGACCATGCCTGAAACCATGAGTCTGGAGCGCCGAAAGCTGCTTAAATTATTAGGGGCGGAACTGATCCTGACCCCTGGTGGCGAAGGGATGAAAGGGGCCATTCAAAAGGCCGAAGAACTGGCTAAAGAACACCCCAATTCTTTTATGCCCCAGCAATTCAAAAACCCCGCCAATCCGGAGGTCCATAGAAAAACCACGGCTGAAGAAATTTGGATGGATACCGAAGGCAAGGTGGATATCCTGGTGGCCGGTGTCGGGACCGGGGGGACCCTGACCGGAATTGCAGAGGTAATAAAAATGAGAAAACCTGCCTTTCAGGCCATTGCCGTGGAACCCAAAGACTCCCCGGTCTTATCCGGGGGTAAGGCCGGGCCTCATAAGATCCAGGGGATTGGCGCCGGATTTATACCCGACATCTTGAATTTGAACCTGATTGACGAGATCATTCAATGTAATAACGAAGAGGCCTTCGAATCGGCCCGAAGATTGGCCCGGGAAGAAGGGATCGTCTGCGGCATCTCTTCCGGGGCGGCCCTCTGGGCCGCTCTTGAGGTGGCGAAACGACCGGAGAACACGGGGAAATTATTGGTCGTCATTTTTCCTGATTCCGGAGAACGGTATTTGAGTACCGCTCTGGCGGAGTTTTGA
- a CDS encoding acetate--CoA ligase family protein has product MKNFFYPNSVAVIGVSNSPDNLGKNIVSNLMEFQFNGQIFSVGPKGGVLFGQRIYPELRQIPDEIDLAVILTPAVTVADLLGQCGERGIKRVVIESGGFREFAKDRAHLEKEMVDVAEKYSIRFLGPNGIGNINMENGLCLPFMAMHKDMRPGPISILAQSGGVGLSYLGFLASENIGINKFVSMGNKLNVNENDLLEYLIQDPGTEVICLYLEGISDGRRLLEIISRSSKPIIIHKSNIGPVSAQIAFSHTAALLSDNNVVEAGLKQAGAIRVQDFEEAMNYLKILTLPRLKGNRLAVVSRSGGQAVVAADSCSKYGFDLPAFPETFFEDIEKHFRANVIKLSNPLDLGDLFDLPVYVRIVEETIKRDDIDGLILIHVYREGGEQEGSRKMIQKAEKLGLRYQKPVAVCIFSEEWEIAYIKKHFTMPIFLSPEKAAQALHLSLRFSQQKVQGWKGGEIGPEVNHQAVVEIFSKAKAEGRPLYLFEGLEILSHYQFPVIPFARAWSLDETLEKGEQLGFPLSLKLAIPYMAHKFDVGGVILHIKDPKDLESAYYQLEEVARREPGDLEDFTVVLQKMSSRGREVILGGKQDPSFGPVLLFGIGGIYVEVIGDVVLRIAPINRIEAQGMIHEIKGIKLLKGVRGQKPSDVEAVVETILKLSRLMVDFPEIAEIDINPVMVCETGQGCQVLDVRLVLGE; this is encoded by the coding sequence ATGAAAAACTTTTTTTATCCGAACAGTGTGGCCGTTATCGGGGTATCGAACTCTCCGGACAATTTAGGAAAGAATATTGTTTCCAATCTGATGGAATTTCAGTTTAACGGGCAGATTTTTTCGGTCGGCCCCAAAGGGGGAGTCCTTTTCGGACAGAGGATCTATCCGGAACTCAGGCAAATACCGGATGAAATCGATTTAGCCGTCATTCTGACCCCGGCAGTAACCGTCGCGGACCTTTTAGGCCAATGTGGCGAAAGAGGGATCAAGAGGGTAGTTATCGAATCCGGAGGGTTTCGGGAGTTTGCCAAAGACCGGGCCCATCTGGAAAAAGAGATGGTGGACGTAGCCGAAAAATATTCGATTCGTTTTCTCGGACCCAATGGGATCGGCAATATCAATATGGAAAACGGTTTGTGTCTCCCCTTTATGGCCATGCATAAAGATATGCGCCCTGGTCCAATCTCCATTTTAGCCCAGAGCGGGGGCGTGGGCTTGAGTTATCTCGGATTTCTGGCCAGCGAAAATATCGGGATCAACAAATTTGTCAGCATGGGTAATAAATTGAATGTGAACGAGAACGATCTCCTGGAATACTTGATCCAGGACCCGGGAACCGAGGTTATTTGCCTCTACCTGGAAGGCATTTCGGACGGAAGGCGATTGCTGGAGATCATCAGCCGTTCCTCAAAACCGATCATTATCCACAAGTCCAATATAGGTCCGGTCAGCGCCCAGATCGCCTTCTCCCACACGGCGGCCCTCCTTTCAGACAACAATGTGGTCGAGGCGGGATTAAAACAAGCCGGGGCCATTCGCGTCCAGGATTTCGAGGAGGCCATGAATTATCTTAAGATCTTAACCCTGCCCCGTCTGAAGGGAAACAGACTGGCCGTGGTTTCCCGCTCCGGCGGTCAGGCGGTAGTGGCGGCCGACTCCTGTTCTAAATATGGATTTGATCTTCCGGCCTTTCCGGAAACTTTTTTTGAAGACATCGAAAAACATTTTCGGGCCAATGTGATCAAATTGTCCAATCCTCTCGACCTGGGAGATCTTTTTGATCTGCCGGTTTATGTCCGGATCGTGGAAGAAACGATTAAACGCGATGATATCGACGGCCTTATCCTGATTCATGTCTACCGGGAAGGAGGGGAACAGGAAGGGTCACGCAAAATGATCCAGAAGGCCGAGAAATTGGGCTTGCGTTATCAAAAACCGGTGGCGGTTTGTATTTTTTCCGAAGAATGGGAGATCGCCTACATTAAAAAGCACTTTACCATGCCCATATTCCTGTCTCCGGAAAAAGCGGCCCAGGCCCTCCACCTCTCTTTGCGGTTCAGCCAACAAAAGGTTCAGGGATGGAAGGGTGGAGAGATCGGCCCTGAGGTGAACCACCAGGCCGTGGTCGAAATTTTTTCCAAGGCCAAAGCCGAAGGCCGGCCCTTATATCTTTTTGAGGGATTGGAAATCCTTTCTCATTATCAATTCCCGGTTATCCCCTTTGCCAGGGCCTGGTCCCTGGATGAGACCCTGGAGAAAGGCGAACAACTGGGCTTTCCCTTATCCCTTAAGCTGGCCATCCCTTATATGGCCCATAAATTTGATGTCGGAGGCGTTATCCTCCATATCAAAGATCCGAAAGACCTCGAATCGGCTTATTATCAATTAGAAGAGGTGGCCCGGAGAGAACCCGGGGATCTGGAGGATTTTACGGTAGTCCTCCAAAAAATGAGTTCCAGAGGACGGGAGGTCATTTTAGGCGGCAAACAGGACCCTTCCTTCGGACCGGTACTACTTTTTGGAATCGGGGGAATTTATGTGGAGGTCATTGGCGATGTGGTTTTGAGAATCGCCCCTATAAATCGGATCGAAGCTCAGGGCATGATTCATGAAATCAAAGGCATCAAGCTTTTGAAAGGGGTCCGGGGCCAAAAACCCTCCGACGTTGAGGCTGTGGTTGAAACCATTCTGAAACTTTCCCGGCTGATGGTCGATTTTCCCGAGATCGCCGAGATTGATATCAATCCGGTTATGGTCTGTGAAACCGGCCAGGGCTGTCAGGTGCTGGATGTCCGGCTGGTGCTGGGGGAATAG
- a CDS encoding ATP-dependent RecD-like DNA helicase → MESKTPVTLEGHIERITFQNQENHFTIAKMKIKGRRDTITVIGHLFSISPGEVLKIQGYYEQHAKYGLQVRIESYESLIPATVVGIEKYLGSGLVKGIGPEMAKRIVKRFGLTTLDIIEKDIQKLSLVDGVGPKRIVQIKEAWKEQKEIRRIMIFLQGYGVSTGLATKIFKTYGQQAVTRMQENPYTLASDIFGVGFLTADRIAQKMGIEKEAPVRLQAGLTYILQQKSDEGQVCLPKELLIQTAEKQLEVDSSRLDQALEALIQKKHLRTRQNDHGEILVFLPYLDLSEEGITQRIEALLKGKPKSDGRTGEIIAYVEKSMRLNLSGQQKEAVQKALTQKVLVITGGPGTGKTTIIRSILEVFKQLDRRCLLMAPTGRAAKRLSEVTHYPAATIHRSLGYNPKMGGFQKNEEHPLSADLVVIDEASMVDTYLMYHLLKAVPDPAILIMVGDIFQLPSVGPGNCLSDFIQSHRVPVVHLEQIFRQGEGSLIVINAHRIHQGDMPILPKEEGGRNQEFYFLDQEDPEKAARWILELVQEKLPKRYGLDPFQDIQVLTPMYKGAVGAENLNLFLQQQLNTEQRCIQRGPRSYKLGDKVMQIRNNYDKEIFNGDIGRLSKIDPENQEVWVNFDGRFVVYDFSELEELVLAYAISVHKSQGNEYPAVILPVMIQHFILLQRNLIYTAVTRAKRVVVLVGTKKALAIGIKNNKPQLRYSFLKERLIHLP, encoded by the coding sequence ATGGAAAGCAAAACCCCGGTAACTCTGGAAGGCCATATCGAGCGCATCACCTTTCAGAATCAGGAAAACCATTTTACCATTGCCAAGATGAAAATCAAAGGGCGAAGGGATACGATTACCGTTATCGGCCATTTATTTTCCATTTCTCCCGGAGAGGTTTTAAAAATCCAGGGGTATTATGAACAGCATGCCAAGTATGGCCTTCAGGTCCGGATCGAAAGCTATGAGTCGTTAATCCCGGCTACGGTGGTGGGTATAGAAAAATATCTCGGCTCCGGGTTGGTTAAGGGTATCGGGCCGGAAATGGCCAAAAGGATCGTGAAGCGATTCGGATTGACGACTTTGGATATTATCGAAAAAGACATCCAAAAACTTTCCCTGGTAGACGGCGTGGGGCCTAAACGGATTGTTCAGATCAAAGAAGCCTGGAAAGAACAAAAAGAAATCCGTCGCATCATGATTTTCCTGCAAGGCTATGGGGTCAGTACGGGACTTGCCACCAAAATCTTTAAGACCTACGGCCAACAGGCCGTAACCAGGATGCAGGAAAACCCTTATACCCTGGCTTCCGATATCTTTGGAGTCGGTTTTCTAACGGCCGATCGCATTGCTCAAAAAATGGGCATAGAAAAAGAGGCCCCTGTCAGACTTCAGGCCGGCCTGACCTATATTCTTCAGCAGAAGAGCGACGAGGGGCAGGTCTGTCTCCCGAAAGAACTATTGATTCAAACCGCCGAAAAACAATTAGAGGTGGATTCCAGCCGGCTTGATCAGGCCCTGGAAGCACTCATTCAAAAAAAACACCTCCGGACCCGGCAAAACGATCATGGAGAAATCCTGGTCTTTTTACCCTATCTCGATCTCTCCGAGGAAGGTATTACTCAAAGGATTGAGGCCTTGTTAAAAGGAAAACCGAAAAGCGACGGCCGGACCGGGGAGATCATTGCGTATGTAGAGAAATCCATGCGCCTGAATTTGTCCGGTCAGCAAAAGGAGGCGGTTCAAAAGGCCCTGACCCAAAAAGTCTTGGTCATTACCGGCGGTCCCGGTACCGGGAAAACCACCATTATCCGTTCTATCTTAGAGGTTTTTAAACAATTAGACCGTCGATGCCTCTTAATGGCCCCCACCGGCCGGGCGGCCAAACGGCTGTCGGAGGTTACCCATTATCCGGCGGCAACCATCCATCGCAGCCTGGGGTACAACCCCAAGATGGGTGGGTTTCAAAAAAATGAGGAACATCCCTTATCTGCCGATCTGGTGGTCATCGATGAAGCCTCCATGGTCGATACCTATTTGATGTACCATCTCCTGAAAGCCGTTCCGGATCCTGCGATTTTGATTATGGTTGGTGATATTTTTCAACTGCCGTCGGTGGGTCCGGGAAACTGCCTTTCCGATTTCATCCAATCCCATAGGGTTCCGGTGGTCCATTTGGAACAGATTTTCAGACAGGGTGAAGGGAGCCTGATCGTCATCAACGCCCATCGGATCCATCAGGGGGATATGCCGATCTTGCCAAAAGAAGAGGGGGGCCGAAACCAGGAGTTTTATTTTCTGGATCAGGAGGACCCGGAAAAGGCCGCCCGCTGGATACTGGAACTGGTCCAGGAAAAGTTGCCCAAACGCTACGGACTTGACCCCTTTCAGGACATCCAGGTCCTGACCCCCATGTATAAAGGGGCGGTGGGAGCAGAAAATTTAAACCTCTTTCTGCAGCAACAATTAAATACCGAACAGCGTTGCATCCAAAGAGGCCCCCGTTCTTACAAGCTTGGGGACAAGGTTATGCAAATCAGGAACAATTACGACAAGGAGATCTTTAACGGCGACATCGGCCGTTTGTCCAAAATCGATCCGGAGAACCAGGAGGTCTGGGTCAATTTCGACGGCCGGTTTGTGGTTTATGACTTCAGCGAATTGGAAGAGCTGGTATTGGCCTATGCCATCTCCGTCCATAAATCACAAGGGAATGAATACCCGGCGGTAATCCTCCCGGTCATGATCCAACACTTTATCCTGTTGCAGAGGAACCTGATCTATACGGCCGTTACCCGGGCTAAAAGAGTGGTCGTTTTAGTGGGAACCAAGAAGGCCCTGGCCATAGGCATCAAAAATAATAAGCCCCAATTGCGGTACAGTTTTTTAAAGGAAAGGTTAATCCATCTGCCTTGA
- a CDS encoding nucleotidyltransferase domain-containing protein, producing MKLAKNEERALKELRDFLYKRYPIVDFRLFGSKARGEGSQDSDLDVMIEIPDYDRMTVDEIDDIIYRINLENDVFISAIIFGKDEIEQGPMSESPIYKAIQREGLSL from the coding sequence ATGAAGCTGGCGAAGAATGAAGAACGGGCGCTGAAAGAACTGCGCGATTTTTTATATAAAAGATACCCGATAGTTGATTTTCGTCTCTTCGGTTCAAAGGCACGGGGAGAAGGAAGCCAGGACTCAGACCTTGATGTGATGATAGAAATTCCTGATTATGACCGGATGACTGTGGATGAGATTGATGACATCATTTATAGAATTAATTTAGAAAATGATGTTTTCATTTCCGCCATTATTTTCGGGAAGGATGAAATTGAACAAGGGCCGATGTCCGAATCGCCAATATACAAAGCCATCCAGCGAGAAGGATTATCTTTATGA
- a CDS encoding HEPN domain-containing protein, whose translation MTTDDKKKTLAQYRLQQAQESLEEAHYLFNGSKSLRSVANRLYYGMFYAVLALLIFEPYTSSKHTGVIAYFNKRFVKDGIFPETMGRSFNKAFDLRNRGDYREYFELTKEIVEPLLVEATQFVLSIRTYLDKNS comes from the coding sequence ATGACCACGGATGATAAGAAAAAGACCTTGGCTCAATACAGATTACAACAAGCTCAGGAGAGTCTGGAAGAAGCCCATTATCTTTTCAACGGTAGTAAAAGCCTTCGCTCCGTGGCCAATCGTCTTTATTATGGAATGTTCTATGCTGTCCTGGCCCTTTTGATCTTTGAACCATACACATCGTCAAAACATACAGGTGTGATTGCCTACTTTAATAAACGCTTTGTCAAGGACGGAATTTTTCCCGAGACGATGGGGCGCTCTTTCAACAAAGCTTTCGATTTAAGGAATCGAGGGGATTATCGCGAATATTTTGAATTGACCAAAGAAATAGTAGAACCTCTACTTGTCGAGGCTACTCAATTTGTTCTATCCATCAGAACATACCTGGATAAGAATTCGTAA
- the cfa gene encoding cyclopropane fatty acyl phospholipid synthase — MNGSRKIVEELLSGAGVRINGPDPWDIQVRDESFYTRVLKDGSLGLGESYMAGWWDCARIDEFIWRVLKGNLEEKVRGNLGMFLATLSARLFNRQSLARAKIVAQRHYDLGNDLFFSFLDPRNQYSCAYFQGTDDLTEAQQKKLDLLCRKIDLHPQDHILDIGCGWGGFAHYAAEQYGCQVTAVNISGEQVRHVRESCRDLPVNILCQDYRQIEGRFDKIVSVGMFEHVGRKNYRTFMKIAHRCLKEGGIFLLHTIGGNVSRINCDPWIHRYIFPNGMLPSIAQIARAVEDLFTIEDLHNLGLHYDRTLLAWNDRFQKAWDGLAGKYDPVFKRMWEYYLLSSAGAFRARDIQLWQIVLTKTGTRQPLCRVA; from the coding sequence ATGAATGGAAGCAGAAAGATAGTTGAGGAATTGCTTTCCGGAGCCGGCGTCCGGATCAATGGCCCGGATCCATGGGACATTCAAGTACGGGATGAAAGTTTTTATACCCGGGTCCTTAAGGACGGCAGCCTCGGTCTTGGTGAATCGTATATGGCGGGCTGGTGGGACTGTGCCCGGATCGATGAGTTTATCTGGCGGGTTCTCAAAGGAAATCTGGAAGAGAAAGTCCGAGGGAATCTCGGAATGTTTTTGGCCACCCTCTCGGCCCGGTTATTCAATCGCCAGTCGTTGGCCCGGGCCAAGATCGTCGCCCAGAGGCATTACGATCTAGGAAACGATCTTTTCTTTTCTTTCTTAGACCCCCGCAATCAGTATAGCTGCGCCTACTTCCAGGGAACAGACGACCTGACCGAAGCCCAGCAGAAAAAACTCGATCTCCTTTGCCGAAAAATTGATCTGCACCCCCAGGATCATATCCTGGACATCGGCTGCGGCTGGGGTGGTTTTGCCCACTATGCGGCCGAACAGTACGGTTGTCAGGTTACGGCCGTCAATATTTCCGGGGAGCAGGTCCGGCACGTCCGCGAATCCTGTCGGGATCTCCCGGTAAACATCCTCTGTCAGGATTATCGGCAAATCGAGGGGCGCTTCGATAAGATCGTCTCTGTCGGTATGTTCGAACATGTGGGACGGAAGAACTACCGGACATTTATGAAAATCGCCCACCGCTGTCTGAAGGAGGGGGGAATCTTTCTCCTCCATACCATCGGGGGCAATGTTTCACGGATCAACTGTGATCCCTGGATCCACCGCTATATCTTCCCCAACGGAATGCTGCCCAGCATCGCCCAGATTGCCAGGGCGGTAGAGGATCTTTTCACCATCGAGGATCTCCACAATCTCGGCCTTCACTACGATAGAACCCTCCTGGCCTGGAATGACCGCTTTCAAAAAGCCTGGGACGGCCTGGCCGGCAAATATGATCCGGTTTTTAAAAGAATGTGGGAATATTACCTCCTGTCGAGCGCCGGGGCCTTCCGTGCCCGAGATATTCAGTTATGGCAGATCGTCCTGACCAAAACAGGCACCCGCCAACCGCTATGCCGGGTTGCTTAG
- a CDS encoding addiction module protein, with protein MNLNSVSVFDLSPPEKLQLVEDLWDDLAATPPEVPVHEWQKEELARRKANLMNNPASGLSWAEVKRKVRSRYGR; from the coding sequence ATGAATTTAAATTCTGTTTCCGTATTCGATCTAAGTCCACCAGAAAAGCTTCAACTGGTAGAAGATCTCTGGGATGATCTGGCGGCTACCCCGCCAGAAGTTCCTGTACACGAATGGCAAAAGGAAGAGTTGGCTCGCCGAAAGGCTAACTTGATGAACAATCCGGCTTCGGGGCTTTCGTGGGCCGAGGTAAAACGCAAGGTACGAAGTCGGTATGGCCGCTGA
- a CDS encoding glycosyltransferase family 39 protein, with amino-acid sequence MTHFLKSLSYPQRLFILLSGLFCFRLIYALLLPLSPQEAYYWVFSLHPALSYFDHPPLTAYTIFLFGELFGPTVLSIRLGALLYSFGFSWLIFLIGKRMFDERTGFRTALLMNFLPTFSITALIMTPDCPLVFFWCLSWFLFLFALMEKRYSFYLWTGIALGLALTSKYTAVFFILSLFLFLILSSEHRHYLKRIEPYAGLILALLVFSPVLIWNGQHDWASLAFQSTERAGEMKSFSSRELGAFFASQMGITTPLVFAGFWWAIGLGIKRFWRIKPSMETLLLSLALPMVGLFTLVATREWVKMNWLIPAYPPLLLLMVAYYQNRNFGWQWIYRGYARWTWVSVVLFFLVFHLWPLIPQIKVSGSADTMTGWPELARHIETIRSEKNWKESPFIFSWGHKTASELQFYLKGHPETFAQTVLGKKALAYDYWFNPKPLMGKNALFIWSDFEHFPDEKSGVLEKYFERVETLEPFKVYRGKHLLRTFRIYRCYGYKSYDFVRP; translated from the coding sequence ATGACCCATTTCCTTAAATCCCTTTCTTATCCACAAAGGCTCTTTATTCTTTTATCCGGCCTGTTTTGTTTTCGATTGATCTATGCTCTGCTTTTGCCCCTCTCCCCCCAGGAGGCCTATTACTGGGTTTTCTCTCTCCATCCGGCCTTGAGTTATTTTGATCATCCCCCTCTGACGGCCTATACCATTTTTCTCTTCGGCGAGCTTTTCGGCCCCACGGTACTGTCCATTCGTTTAGGCGCCCTGCTCTATTCTTTCGGGTTCAGTTGGCTTATTTTTCTGATCGGGAAGAGGATGTTTGATGAACGGACCGGCTTCAGGACCGCTTTATTGATGAACTTCCTGCCGACTTTTTCCATCACCGCTTTGATTATGACTCCGGATTGTCCCCTGGTTTTTTTCTGGTGTCTGAGCTGGTTTTTATTCCTTTTCGCCTTAATGGAAAAACGATATTCTTTTTATCTTTGGACCGGAATCGCTTTGGGTCTGGCCCTGACTTCCAAATACACAGCCGTTTTTTTCATACTTTCCCTATTTTTATTCCTGATCTTATCCTCTGAACACCGGCACTATTTAAAAAGGATCGAGCCCTATGCGGGTCTGATCCTGGCCCTCCTGGTCTTCAGTCCGGTCCTGATCTGGAATGGGCAACACGACTGGGCCTCTCTGGCCTTTCAATCCACCGAGCGGGCCGGGGAGATGAAATCCTTCAGCAGCCGGGAATTAGGGGCCTTTTTTGCCTCTCAGATGGGGATCACTACCCCTTTGGTTTTTGCCGGTTTTTGGTGGGCCATCGGACTGGGCATTAAACGCTTCTGGCGCATCAAACCTTCTATGGAAACGCTCCTGCTCAGTCTGGCCCTGCCGATGGTGGGCCTGTTTACCCTGGTGGCCACACGGGAATGGGTTAAGATGAACTGGTTGATCCCGGCCTACCCGCCATTGTTGCTATTGATGGTGGCCTATTATCAAAATAGAAACTTTGGATGGCAATGGATTTATCGTGGCTATGCCCGCTGGACTTGGGTGAGCGTGGTGCTGTTTTTTCTGGTATTCCATCTTTGGCCCCTGATTCCGCAGATCAAGGTTTCCGGATCGGCCGATACCATGACCGGTTGGCCGGAACTGGCCCGCCACATAGAAACAATCCGGAGCGAAAAGAATTGGAAGGAGTCCCCTTTTATCTTCTCCTGGGGGCATAAGACGGCCTCGGAATTACAGTTCTATTTAAAAGGTCACCCGGAGACCTTCGCCCAGACCGTTTTAGGGAAAAAAGCCCTGGCTTATGATTACTGGTTCAATCCCAAACCGTTAATGGGCAAGAATGCCCTCTTTATCTGGTCCGACTTTGAACACTTCCCGGACGAAAAATCAGGGGTCCTGGAAAAATATTTCGAACGGGTGGAAACTCTGGAACCTTTTAAGGTTTATCGGGGGAAACACCTGCTGCGGACTTTTCGGATTTATCGATGTTATGGATATAAAAGTTATGACTTTGTGAGGCCGTAA
- a CDS encoding TetR/AcrR family transcriptional regulator, whose protein sequence is MNKNNEVKERIIEESIKAFLSRGFRGTTTKELTDAAGVAKGTLYWHFKSKDEILDAILEKFFKEFIGGIKDAVDRCSGNFLAKFKTFFKFGSEFSRDNRELMLVFQTLLGEIAGTNSEAAMKMKAIQNNYDHFVQMLLDQGKKEGLFGWDMDTYIQARIMTATLMGSYLQWYLYADQHDAEYDRRYALALRKTLLKGIGVEIDRDLPR, encoded by the coding sequence ATGAACAAAAACAATGAAGTAAAAGAAAGAATCATCGAGGAAAGTATTAAGGCTTTCCTATCCAGGGGTTTTAGAGGAACGACCACGAAAGAGTTAACCGATGCCGCTGGAGTGGCTAAAGGCACCCTGTACTGGCATTTCAAAAGTAAGGATGAGATTCTCGACGCAATTTTAGAAAAATTTTTCAAAGAGTTTATTGGGGGTATTAAGGACGCAGTCGATAGGTGTTCGGGAAATTTTCTTGCTAAGTTTAAAACGTTTTTTAAGTTCGGAAGTGAATTTAGCCGGGACAACCGGGAATTGATGTTGGTTTTTCAAACACTGCTGGGAGAAATCGCAGGGACCAATTCAGAAGCTGCAATGAAAATGAAGGCCATACAAAATAACTATGATCATTTCGTTCAAATGCTGCTCGATCAAGGTAAAAAGGAAGGCTTGTTTGGATGGGATATGGATACCTATATTCAGGCCCGAATTATGACCGCGACCCTGATGGGAAGTTATCTCCAGTGGTATCTGTATGCGGACCAACATGATGCCGAATATGACAGGCGTTATGCGCTTGCCCTCAGAAAGACATTGCTGAAAGGCATAGGAGTGGAAATTGATAGAGACCTCCCCAGGTAA